The Fervidobacterium pennivorans DNA segment TTTCTTTCTTGGTTGTATCCTTCGTTATCTTTGCCAAAATCATCGAAAATCTTTTCATCACCACTCACGACTCTTTGCTCCTCCTTTTGCTCTCAAAATATTCCACAATATTATATCACAATATTTCGATGTATAAACTACCAAACCGTAGTTAAAAATAACCCCCAAGGCATACGCCTCGGGGGCTGGATTATTTTTGCCTTACAAAGCCAAGTTATTATCTTCTCAAGTTACTTGCCGTTTGGAGCATTTGGTCTGCCGTCATGATGGACCTCGAGTTAAATTCGTAAGCCCTCATCGCGGTAATCATGTCAACCATTTCTTTAACCACATCTACGTTTGATTTTTCCACGTATCCTTGCATAATGGTTCCAAATCCGTCCTGACCAGCAGTCCCTTCAATTGGTTCACCACTTGCCGCAGTCGCTACGTACAAGTTATCTCCTATCGATTTTAACCCTGCTGGGTTGACAAACCGCGTTAAAGTTATCGTACCAAGTTGTTGGATAGTTCCATCAGGTAACTCAACAGAGACTATACCGTCCGGTGAAACAGTAAGGGAAACCGCATTTTGTGGTACCACAATGGCAGGTGATAAAAGCAAACCGTTTGCTGTTACAATTCTACCTTGGCTATCTATCTTGAACTGACCATCTCTTGTGTAGGCAATTCTTCCATCTTGCAGTTGTATCTGGAAGAACCCATCGCCACTAATCGCCAAATCCAACGCATTACCTGTGTTTTCTATGTTTCCTTGTGTAAAGAGTCTTGTCGTCGCTGCAAGTCTGACTCCATGACCAACGTAGATACCTGTTGGTGTCGTTGAGTTCTGAGCGGTTGCGGCACCTGCGTTTTTTGAATAACTGTAAATTAAATCTTGAAATTCGGCTTTGACTTTCTTATATCCTGCAGTATCAACGTTTGCAATGTTGTTTGAAACTGTATCCATCTTGAACTGCTGAGCCCACATGCCCGTTGCTGCGGTGTATAAACTGTTAATCATCTATACCCCTCCTCACCTTTTAATTACCTCAGAGCTCCAACGTTGTTTATGACTTTGTTCAGTAACTCATCGTGAACAACTATCGCCTTCGATGTTGCATCGTAGTGTCTTTGAGCCTCTATCAATTTCACCATTTCACGCACGACATTCACATTTGATTTTTCTACGTATCCTTGCAAAATCCTAACATTCGAATTAGGGTCATCTACATTTACTATTTGTGCTTGACCGGTGAAGAGGGTTTCTCCCATTTTTCTTGGATTTTGAAGTGTGTAGATAGCTATTC contains these protein-coding regions:
- the flgG gene encoding flagellar basal-body rod protein FlgG; the encoded protein is MINSLYTAATGMWAQQFKMDTVSNNIANVDTAGYKKVKAEFQDLIYSYSKNAGAATAQNSTTPTGIYVGHGVRLAATTRLFTQGNIENTGNALDLAISGDGFFQIQLQDGRIAYTRDGQFKIDSQGRIVTANGLLLSPAIVVPQNAVSLTVSPDGIVSVELPDGTIQQLGTITLTRFVNPAGLKSIGDNLYVATAASGEPIEGTAGQDGFGTIMQGYVEKSNVDVVKEMVDMITAMRAYEFNSRSIMTADQMLQTASNLRR